Proteins from a single region of Bremerella sp. JC817:
- a CDS encoding chemotaxis response regulator protein-glutamate methylesterase → MRKIKVLVVDDSALIRQLLTKILGAEPSIEVVGTAANPMIAWKKIQEHHPDVLTLDVEMPKMDGLTFLSKLMAVRPMPVVMVSSLTLRGAETTLKALELGAIDFVEKPSIDISNGTAQVSEEIVEKVLVAASSKVRSRSNHVIQVAESSMPKGNVNLKEATDKVIAIGASTGGTEALAQILPALPGDAPGTVVVQHMPKNFTTAFANRLDGLCRMRVKEAENGDRILRGRVLLAPGDQHMEVVRQGAAYYVRLNHQPLVNGFRPSVDVLFHSCANQLGPHVSAAILTGMGRDGAKGMLAMRQAGAHTIAQDEETCVVFGMPKEAIAAGGAATISPLGQIARELIRSLA, encoded by the coding sequence ATGCGTAAAATAAAAGTGCTGGTAGTAGACGACTCTGCATTAATACGTCAACTGCTTACAAAGATTCTCGGTGCGGAGCCAAGCATTGAAGTCGTCGGAACTGCTGCTAACCCGATGATTGCCTGGAAGAAAATTCAAGAGCACCACCCCGATGTCCTGACGCTCGACGTCGAGATGCCCAAGATGGACGGGCTTACGTTTCTTTCCAAGTTAATGGCCGTACGGCCGATGCCGGTGGTGATGGTGTCGTCGTTGACATTGCGCGGAGCGGAGACAACCCTGAAAGCGCTGGAGCTCGGAGCTATTGATTTCGTCGAAAAGCCTTCCATTGACATTTCGAACGGCACCGCTCAAGTCAGCGAAGAAATAGTCGAGAAAGTGCTCGTCGCGGCATCCTCGAAAGTTCGCAGCAGAAGCAATCATGTGATTCAGGTTGCTGAATCGTCCATGCCAAAGGGCAATGTCAACCTCAAGGAGGCGACAGACAAGGTCATCGCAATTGGTGCCTCCACAGGGGGAACAGAAGCATTAGCGCAGATTTTGCCGGCATTGCCAGGCGATGCCCCGGGAACCGTGGTCGTGCAACATATGCCCAAGAACTTTACCACCGCATTCGCGAATCGCCTGGACGGTCTTTGCCGAATGCGAGTAAAGGAGGCGGAAAATGGAGATCGCATTCTTCGTGGCAGGGTACTTCTAGCCCCTGGAGATCAACACATGGAGGTGGTTCGCCAGGGAGCGGCCTATTACGTTAGATTAAACCATCAGCCTCTAGTGAATGGATTTCGGCCTTCGGTCGATGTCTTATTCCATTCATGTGCCAACCAGCTCGGACCTCACGTCTCGGCCGCCATTTTGACTGGCATGGGGAGGGATGGGGCAAAAGGAATGTTGGCGATGCGCCAAGCGGGCGCCCATACGATCGCGCAGGATGAAGAGACGTGCGTCGTGTTTGGCATGCCCAAAGAGGCTATAGCGGCTGGCGGCGCCGCCACGATAAGCCCCCTCGGTCAAATTGCCAGAGAACTAATTCGCAGCCTGGCGTAG
- a CDS encoding response regulator yields the protein MAMILIVDDSLSIRRMMSSSLTAEGHTVLECKDGGEALQEASKQTFDLVITDLNMPGIDGLQLTRKLRSLPATADRPILILTTETSAARKAEAKTAGASGWLLKPFREETLVRAIQTVLAKSGV from the coding sequence ATGGCAATGATATTAATCGTGGATGACTCATTATCGATACGAAGGATGATGAGCTCGTCGCTGACTGCTGAAGGGCACACCGTCTTGGAATGCAAGGACGGTGGAGAAGCATTGCAGGAAGCGAGCAAGCAGACCTTCGATCTCGTCATTACAGACCTCAACATGCCGGGGATCGATGGTTTGCAGTTGACTCGAAAGCTGCGAAGCCTGCCCGCTACCGCAGATCGTCCGATTCTAATTCTGACGACAGAAACCTCTGCTGCTCGTAAAGCGGAAGCTAAAACGGCAGGCGCCAGTGGCTGGTTATTAAAGCCCTTTCGAGAAGAGACTCTCGTTCGAGCAATACAAACTGTTCTGGCGAAGTCTGGAGTCTAA
- a CDS encoding tetratricopeptide repeat protein: MSAWIVEAAPPAEVSAPRRLPVPTSLPKVSKEKDILLPLIPPGNAVNDESSLNSQAPSSTPSEFNSDLGPRHTAPVAEEILPSNPIRHPLQTDAKISNDLQHQVLLEAARNAVALGDLKVAAERFETLLNSYPHDLEGRLEFAGILLRLGRQQEAIDNYRQVLKLDPRNTQASLTLADLLIGQHQLDEANALLTSQRHLDPNNVSVALRLASVLLQLGNRAAAMETLHRSVLKNQLSNADRIAAAKVLRALNDPAAALQMLDPLVQHQALGHVGLSLTLRCQVTLGNYDAMQQLAAQYIEAKPDNISTLLELSSDLLDEEDSLAALLILETIATQVPPDSEVLMLLARARVAQYQLPLAQLMLEEFKHLIPERDRILLWGEILQRSGNYLEAISDFEQMLLDEPNNRRAIYGKAQLLQALGQYDAAEATLRCYSQAFPRELGPRFRLAQLLIDQQHLDQAEFIYQEIIAEEPGVVFAYRGLLRLLIRQQRYDEAAELIHQLQRTRPFEPLLMSTLRIEQGLLLVKLGQAIEAMELLRNHEPASRTQLPDGYLVMYQAACFIGEPSQIEAAKVSLLGCCGQSLELSIRMSDEALAQCLDSLAACILEQASQISSSQISIAVRLADAYAAGSGMPDLCRAAELYRSVIALSPTNARARIGLARVLLKMDQPVESLAVYARLNQDMPTFVTARREYARVTYAVDGRKAGDAVYSALLRVAPSAHSMPVQPMHIGPALTLSARQPDPMDVTSAISLERHAKSWKDWRPSQAICDYQSLIAEEPANEDAYFDLGQQYLAKQRTCAAMNTYKELLYVNPCNQPARIALSGISRDVQPRGTFDFLYFGQSGRNGLANINRASLEWGAEIPLGDVDQFLRFDYAHLIYDPKTTDTVLGNSFGAGIHQRFWDDYRYFAEMDVQVFDDGFSPRPLFNTGVSVDTCCDGRFEIGGFLENVAENSESIAQDIYMGGGRLAGCIMPTSWWTVQSQYRFSGYSDHNFRHDLFLHNRIQLMKSPHELNLLADYDFLSFDEDSIFGPGPGIAGTVHPYFAPSGFSQVSLGLEYKLHLSRYDFEGAPQRWVSLEYRGQWDSQGQFYNIGRVRGYCDIYGRLAAGVETSLTRSAVYNNDVAYAYLILWFP, encoded by the coding sequence ATGTCGGCGTGGATCGTTGAAGCAGCTCCGCCGGCGGAAGTAAGTGCGCCGCGAAGACTTCCCGTACCAACATCGCTGCCGAAAGTGAGTAAGGAAAAAGACATTCTGCTGCCGCTCATACCTCCTGGTAATGCGGTAAATGATGAGAGTTCCTTAAATTCGCAGGCACCTTCGTCGACTCCAAGCGAATTCAACTCGGATCTGGGGCCTCGCCATACCGCGCCCGTTGCTGAAGAGATTTTGCCGAGCAACCCAATTCGGCATCCCCTGCAAACCGATGCGAAGATCAGCAATGACCTTCAACATCAAGTGCTATTGGAAGCTGCCCGCAATGCGGTGGCCCTGGGCGATCTGAAAGTCGCGGCTGAGCGTTTCGAGACGCTGCTCAATAGCTATCCCCATGATCTGGAAGGACGTCTGGAATTTGCGGGAATACTTCTTCGCTTGGGTCGCCAACAGGAAGCGATTGATAATTATCGCCAGGTTCTTAAGTTAGATCCGCGGAACACACAAGCCTCGCTCACGCTGGCCGACTTGCTGATCGGTCAGCATCAGCTCGACGAAGCAAACGCACTTCTCACCAGTCAACGTCACCTTGATCCGAACAACGTCTCCGTGGCACTCCGTTTGGCGAGTGTCTTGCTTCAACTGGGGAATCGCGCTGCAGCGATGGAAACTCTCCATCGGTCGGTCTTGAAGAACCAGCTCTCCAACGCGGATCGCATCGCGGCTGCGAAGGTACTACGTGCCTTGAACGATCCGGCCGCGGCGCTGCAGATGCTAGACCCTTTGGTCCAGCATCAAGCCCTCGGCCACGTTGGACTTTCGCTGACGCTCCGATGTCAGGTAACGTTGGGCAACTACGATGCTATGCAGCAGCTCGCTGCGCAGTATATCGAGGCTAAGCCGGACAACATCAGCACGCTGCTCGAACTGAGTTCTGATCTACTGGACGAAGAAGATTCTTTAGCCGCACTCTTAATCCTGGAAACTATTGCGACGCAAGTCCCTCCCGACAGCGAGGTCTTAATGCTCCTGGCTCGAGCACGCGTTGCTCAATATCAGCTGCCGCTCGCCCAACTGATGCTCGAAGAGTTCAAACATCTGATTCCAGAAAGAGATCGCATCTTGCTTTGGGGCGAAATTCTGCAGCGGTCCGGCAACTATCTCGAGGCGATCTCCGACTTCGAACAGATGCTGCTGGACGAACCGAATAACCGGCGAGCCATTTATGGGAAAGCCCAGTTGCTGCAAGCGCTGGGACAGTATGACGCCGCGGAAGCGACATTGCGGTGCTACTCTCAGGCCTTTCCTCGAGAACTGGGACCACGATTCCGCTTGGCCCAACTTTTGATCGACCAGCAGCACCTTGATCAAGCCGAGTTCATCTATCAAGAGATCATCGCCGAAGAGCCGGGCGTCGTATTTGCCTACCGTGGGCTGCTAAGGCTATTGATTCGTCAACAACGCTACGACGAAGCCGCGGAATTGATTCATCAACTGCAGCGAACGCGTCCCTTCGAGCCGCTGCTGATGTCAACGCTTCGCATTGAACAAGGGCTTCTATTGGTGAAGCTCGGTCAGGCGATCGAAGCGATGGAACTGCTGAGAAATCATGAGCCTGCCTCACGAACGCAGCTGCCAGACGGATACCTGGTGATGTACCAGGCCGCATGTTTCATTGGCGAACCAAGCCAGATTGAAGCCGCCAAGGTAAGCTTGTTGGGGTGCTGCGGGCAGTCTCTGGAACTCTCGATACGGATGTCGGATGAGGCACTCGCGCAGTGTCTCGACTCGCTGGCGGCGTGTATCCTCGAGCAAGCCAGTCAAATAAGTTCGAGCCAGATCTCGATCGCCGTTCGGTTGGCCGATGCCTATGCGGCCGGCAGTGGTATGCCGGACTTGTGTCGGGCGGCGGAGCTCTATCGGAGCGTCATAGCTCTTTCGCCCACCAATGCCCGAGCCCGGATAGGGCTCGCACGAGTTCTCTTAAAGATGGATCAACCGGTCGAATCGTTGGCCGTATATGCTCGGCTGAATCAAGACATGCCGACCTTTGTAACCGCCCGCCGAGAGTATGCTCGTGTGACCTATGCGGTTGATGGCCGCAAGGCCGGTGACGCGGTCTATTCGGCGCTGCTGCGTGTTGCTCCGTCGGCTCATTCGATGCCAGTTCAACCGATGCATATCGGGCCGGCTTTAACGCTTTCCGCTCGACAGCCGGATCCGATGGACGTGACCAGCGCGATCTCCCTGGAACGCCATGCGAAGTCTTGGAAGGATTGGCGACCAAGCCAGGCAATCTGTGACTACCAATCGTTGATCGCCGAGGAACCAGCGAATGAAGATGCCTACTTCGATCTGGGACAGCAATACCTGGCAAAGCAACGCACATGCGCGGCGATGAACACCTACAAGGAACTACTCTACGTTAACCCATGCAACCAGCCAGCTAGAATCGCTTTGTCAGGCATCAGCCGCGACGTGCAGCCAAGAGGTACGTTTGACTTCCTCTACTTCGGACAAAGCGGACGAAACGGCCTGGCCAATATCAATCGCGCCTCATTGGAATGGGGAGCGGAGATTCCGCTAGGCGATGTCGATCAGTTCCTTCGCTTCGACTACGCTCATCTGATTTACGATCCGAAGACGACCGACACCGTTTTGGGGAATTCCTTCGGAGCGGGCATTCACCAGCGATTCTGGGATGACTATCGCTACTTCGCCGAGATGGATGTCCAAGTCTTCGATGATGGATTCTCGCCACGGCCGCTCTTTAACACCGGCGTGTCGGTAGACACCTGTTGCGATGGCCGGTTTGAAATCGGCGGCTTCCTCGAGAATGTCGCCGAGAATAGCGAGTCGATCGCCCAAGACATCTACATGGGGGGCGGTCGTTTGGCTGGATGCATAATGCCGACCTCGTGGTGGACTGTCCAAAGCCAATATCGATTCAGCGGCTACTCCGATCACAATTTCCGGCACGATCTATTCCTGCACAATCGTATCCAACTGATGAAATCTCCGCATGAACTGAATCTGCTGGCAGACTACGACTTCCTGTCATTTGACGAAGATTCGATCTTCGGTCCAGGTCCTGGCATCGCAGGGACGGTTCACCCCTACTTTGCTCCCTCCGGCTTCTCGCAAGTCAGCCTCGGGCTCGAGTATAAGCTGCACCTCAGCCGCTACGACTTC
- a CDS encoding protein-glutamate O-methyltransferase CheR has translation MALAAELISEKCFGDFKRLIYEKTGISLNESKRCLLSTRLSKRLRTLGIDEPAEYFKLVTSQGSEGPEMQELVNCITTNKTDFMREPHHFRFLTERCFPALTNHSLKGGPRKLRIWCAASSNGHEPYSLAMTVRDYPAFDSSWDIRILASDIDTRVLSKASEGVYPADELSVLEKTQLHRNFDRGTGSQTGKVRAKRELRDLITFRQINLIESSWPIQTKFDVIFCRNVMIYFDLPTQRKVVEHLIRYLKPGGFLMLGHSESIQWTPCPLRSLGQTIFQLG, from the coding sequence ATGGCTCTCGCGGCTGAGTTGATATCGGAGAAATGTTTTGGTGATTTTAAGAGACTCATTTATGAGAAAACCGGAATTTCGTTGAACGAATCTAAGCGTTGCCTTCTGTCGACCCGGCTTTCAAAGCGTTTACGCACGCTGGGGATCGATGAGCCTGCCGAGTACTTCAAGCTCGTCACAAGCCAAGGTAGCGAAGGGCCTGAGATGCAAGAGCTGGTCAATTGCATCACCACCAATAAAACGGACTTCATGCGGGAGCCGCATCACTTTCGTTTTCTAACCGAGCGTTGCTTCCCGGCTTTGACGAATCATTCATTAAAAGGGGGGCCAAGAAAGCTGCGAATCTGGTGTGCTGCCTCCTCCAACGGCCATGAGCCTTATTCGTTGGCAATGACCGTACGTGATTACCCTGCTTTCGATTCATCCTGGGATATCCGAATTCTGGCTTCTGATATTGATACGCGGGTGCTTTCGAAAGCTAGTGAGGGCGTATACCCGGCCGATGAACTATCGGTTCTCGAAAAAACGCAATTGCATCGAAATTTCGATCGCGGTACCGGCTCGCAAACGGGTAAAGTCCGTGCCAAGCGCGAACTACGCGATTTGATAACCTTTCGACAAATCAATCTCATCGAGAGTTCGTGGCCCATTCAAACGAAATTCGATGTTATCTTCTGCCGAAATGTGATGATCTACTTCGATCTACCCACCCAGCGAAAGGTGGTCGAACATTTAATTCGCTACTTAAAGCCAGGTGGATTCTTAATGCTCGGACACTCCGAGAGTATCCAATGGACGCCATGCCCCTTGAGATCGTTAGGTCAAACCATATTTCAGCTTGGCTGA
- a CDS encoding chemotaxis protein CheW: MNEERAGGSMTSEADNGQFLTFTLQSEEYGIEILKVQEIKGFSKITPIPNAPAYIRGVMNLRGTVVPIIDLRCRFSMSEKEYDQFTCIIVVNIGTRVVGLIVDTVSDVLNIPHDSIADPPDLATGGDNAFITGMGKLDERIVMLLDTSRLVNMAAIAGIDTAA; the protein is encoded by the coding sequence GTGAATGAAGAACGAGCGGGCGGCAGCATGACGTCCGAAGCAGATAACGGCCAATTTCTCACGTTCACACTACAGAGCGAAGAGTATGGCATTGAAATCCTGAAGGTTCAGGAAATCAAAGGTTTCTCAAAGATCACGCCGATTCCGAATGCACCTGCCTACATCCGAGGTGTCATGAATCTCCGCGGAACCGTGGTTCCTATTATCGATTTGCGTTGTCGGTTCTCGATGTCGGAAAAAGAATACGACCAGTTCACTTGCATCATTGTAGTGAACATCGGAACTCGGGTCGTCGGTCTGATTGTCGATACGGTTTCCGACGTCCTTAACATTCCGCATGACTCGATTGCCGATCCTCCAGACCTGGCAACGGGTGGTGACAACGCATTTATTACCGGGATGGGCAAGCTTGATGAACGTATTGTCATGCTGCTAGACACCTCTCGGCTTGTCAACATGGCTGCCATTGCTGGTATCGATACAGCCGCTTAG
- a CDS encoding methyl-accepting chemotaxis protein, with product MSVGKKLFASFSFLLILMLVMGSVAIWKMMSLNESADQIAKNWLPGVMAASEISRDLNNYRALEYTHLTSEDPQEMAEAEKKLADLRANMEEKLQAAKAATSGTKETELLEAMGQAMAGYFAETDKWMPLSKDNKNDEAEIVLKTTSFEQAEKLRQLSRSEVDLNTEGADKEVEKAIASYQTGRNVTLIILGINVVLGIGIATWISRWFTRAIVEVDDISASVASASQQLAAASEQLSSGAQQSASSLEETASSLEEITATVRQNADNADQANQLANNSRETAEKGGAVVANAVTAMGEINQASRKIADIITTIDEIAFQTNLLALNAAVEAARAGEQGRGFAVVAGEVRNLAQRSASAAREIKTLIEDSVEKVEAGSNLVNKSGETLEEIVTSVKRVTDIVAEIAAASREQTSGIEQINKAVAQMDQVTQSNASQTEEMSGTAVSLSEQAEQLKVVVSQFNLNRETINHAPKSKPRQLPAHETSYTSRSNGSAKKQYGVAKSTAPRRDEFDLVGAGIGHDGFEEF from the coding sequence ATGAGTGTTGGAAAAAAACTCTTCGCTTCGTTTTCGTTTTTATTGATTCTGATGCTGGTCATGGGAAGCGTTGCCATCTGGAAAATGATGTCGCTCAATGAAAGTGCGGATCAGATCGCCAAGAACTGGCTTCCTGGCGTGATGGCAGCCTCCGAAATCAGTCGCGATTTGAACAACTACCGCGCATTGGAATATACCCACCTCACTTCGGAAGACCCGCAGGAGATGGCGGAAGCAGAAAAGAAGTTAGCCGATCTGAGGGCCAACATGGAAGAAAAGTTGCAGGCCGCTAAAGCAGCCACATCGGGTACAAAAGAAACAGAACTACTCGAGGCAATGGGGCAAGCCATGGCCGGCTATTTTGCGGAAACCGATAAGTGGATGCCGCTCTCGAAAGACAACAAGAACGATGAGGCGGAAATCGTCTTGAAAACGACCTCTTTCGAACAGGCCGAAAAGCTGCGTCAGCTCTCCCGTTCTGAAGTTGACTTAAATACTGAGGGGGCTGACAAAGAAGTTGAAAAGGCGATTGCTTCTTATCAAACAGGGCGAAACGTCACTTTGATTATTCTCGGCATTAACGTCGTGCTCGGAATTGGTATCGCCACTTGGATTAGCCGCTGGTTCACCCGTGCGATTGTGGAAGTGGATGACATTTCGGCATCGGTCGCCTCGGCTTCCCAGCAGCTTGCAGCCGCATCGGAACAGTTGAGTTCCGGAGCACAGCAGTCGGCTTCGAGCTTGGAAGAAACCGCTTCGAGCCTGGAAGAAATCACCGCAACCGTGCGACAAAATGCCGACAACGCCGACCAGGCAAATCAGTTGGCAAACAACTCGCGTGAAACGGCTGAAAAAGGTGGTGCTGTGGTTGCCAATGCGGTTACCGCCATGGGTGAAATCAATCAAGCATCGCGCAAGATTGCTGATATCATCACCACGATCGATGAGATCGCTTTCCAAACGAATTTGCTGGCTCTCAATGCTGCTGTCGAAGCCGCTCGTGCCGGTGAGCAAGGAAGAGGCTTTGCGGTTGTTGCAGGTGAAGTCCGTAATCTGGCACAACGCAGTGCATCGGCAGCCCGTGAGATCAAGACACTGATCGAAGATTCGGTCGAGAAAGTCGAAGCGGGTTCTAATCTGGTCAACAAGTCAGGCGAAACGCTGGAAGAAATCGTGACGAGCGTCAAGCGTGTGACCGACATCGTGGCGGAAATTGCAGCGGCTTCCCGTGAGCAGACGTCCGGTATTGAACAGATCAACAAGGCTGTTGCTCAAATGGACCAGGTCACGCAGTCGAATGCTTCTCAGACGGAAGAGATGAGCGGAACCGCCGTTTCTCTCTCGGAACAAGCGGAGCAATTGAAGGTTGTCGTTTCTCAGTTCAATTTGAATCGAGAAACCATCAATCACGCACCAAAGTCGAAGCCGCGCCAATTGCCAGCTCACGAAACTTCTTACACGAGCCGGTCCAACGGTTCGGCAAAGAAGCAGTATGGCGTCGCGAAGTCGACAGCACCTCGCCGAGATGAATTTGATCTCGTCGGTGCCGGAATCGGCCACGATGGATTTGAAGAGTTTTAA
- a CDS encoding chemotaxis protein CheA: MMEINLDEFQAAFFEEVAEHLQSLEDGLLQLESHPGDEELIHGIFRAAHSIKGTGGALGFTKIAGFTHHIETLLDQMRIGKLSPSSKRIELLLLATDSLTGLIDAAKGEIDEPDNIVSLTELLQFELEAISDPATDFNMPQGEVEEFSLFDEELTAGPPEATSRSGREKRESRSVSSESIRVSVGKVEELINLVGELMISNSMVQQAFIDSKRESHELQEAITEMGLTTRQLQEKVMAVRMISIGTVFRRFPRIVRDLALALGKDIHLEISGQEIELDKQVIEEISDPLTHLIRNAVDHGVGSPAERTAAGKPAKARIQLRALHEAGNVVIEVIDDGAGINAERVRNKAIERGLISADAVLSDDETYALIMSPGFSTAEKVTDVSGRGVGMDVVKRNIEALSGSIQISSTPGQGSCFRIRLPLTMAILDGMAVRIGEETYILPLLSIVESLRPSSKQIIHMPNRRDVISVRGETVPLVFLHQLLGAKTGSIDPCEGLVIVVEHNGKKFGFVVNELIGQLQVVMKSLEANYGRVNGIAGATILGDGRVAMIIDLAGIVRLAS; the protein is encoded by the coding sequence ATGATGGAAATCAATCTTGACGAGTTTCAGGCCGCCTTCTTTGAGGAAGTCGCTGAGCATCTTCAGAGCCTGGAAGACGGATTGTTGCAGCTTGAATCTCACCCAGGAGACGAGGAATTAATCCATGGCATTTTCAGAGCGGCTCACTCGATTAAAGGTACCGGGGGGGCATTAGGGTTCACGAAAATTGCCGGGTTCACGCATCATATCGAAACCCTGCTCGATCAAATGCGAATCGGGAAGCTCTCTCCAAGTAGCAAGCGGATCGAACTGCTGCTACTGGCAACCGACTCGCTGACTGGCCTGATCGATGCAGCGAAGGGAGAGATTGATGAGCCTGACAACATCGTTTCATTGACAGAGCTATTGCAATTCGAGCTGGAGGCAATTTCCGATCCAGCTACAGACTTCAACATGCCTCAAGGCGAAGTCGAAGAGTTTTCCCTATTCGATGAAGAATTGACCGCGGGTCCTCCTGAAGCAACTTCAAGAAGTGGAAGAGAAAAGCGAGAAAGCCGCTCCGTGAGCTCCGAATCAATTCGGGTTTCGGTCGGCAAAGTTGAAGAGCTCATCAACCTTGTCGGAGAATTGATGATCTCGAACTCGATGGTTCAACAAGCATTTATCGACAGCAAGCGAGAGTCTCACGAGCTGCAAGAGGCCATCACGGAGATGGGGCTGACCACCAGGCAGCTGCAAGAGAAAGTGATGGCTGTGCGCATGATCTCTATCGGCACCGTCTTTCGTCGCTTTCCGCGCATTGTGCGGGACCTGGCCTTGGCGCTTGGCAAAGACATCCACTTGGAAATCTCTGGCCAGGAGATTGAATTAGACAAGCAGGTCATTGAAGAAATCAGCGACCCACTAACTCATCTGATTCGGAATGCTGTTGATCACGGAGTTGGCTCGCCAGCCGAACGTACAGCAGCAGGCAAGCCAGCAAAAGCTCGAATCCAACTACGGGCGTTGCATGAAGCAGGCAACGTTGTCATCGAAGTCATTGACGACGGTGCGGGGATCAATGCTGAGCGTGTGCGAAACAAGGCGATTGAACGCGGCTTGATCAGCGCTGACGCGGTGCTAAGTGATGATGAAACATACGCATTGATCATGTCGCCGGGATTCTCGACCGCAGAAAAAGTAACCGATGTTTCAGGACGCGGCGTCGGAATGGATGTGGTCAAAAGAAACATCGAAGCACTAAGTGGTTCGATTCAGATTAGTAGCACCCCAGGGCAAGGGAGCTGCTTTCGCATTCGATTGCCACTGACGATGGCAATCCTTGACGGTATGGCGGTAAGGATCGGTGAAGAGACCTACATCCTGCCCCTATTAAGTATCGTCGAATCCCTTCGACCTTCGTCGAAGCAGATCATCCACATGCCTAACCGTCGCGATGTCATCAGCGTACGTGGCGAAACGGTACCGCTTGTGTTTCTTCATCAGCTACTGGGCGCGAAGACTGGCAGCATCGATCCATGCGAAGGACTGGTGATTGTGGTCGAACACAACGGCAAAAAGTTTGGATTCGTTGTTAACGAACTGATTGGTCAATTGCAGGTCGTCATGAAAAGCTTGGAAGCGAATTATGGACGTGTGAATGGAATTGCCGGTGCGACCATCCTCGGGGATGGTCGTGTAGCGATGATTATCGACCTAGCCGGAATTGTACGACTGGCTAGTTGA
- a CDS encoding chemotaxis protein CheD: MHNHFHHRSIIVGEVFASDHPSIVTTVLGSCVAACLFDPIAKIGGMNHFMLPQAKRESTSAAYGIHAMELLINKIMSLGGDRRRFKAKVFGGGNVLDLRAEGFQVGTRNVAFVHQFLADEGIELVAERVGGNQGVKICFYTDTGKVLLKPVANRQMNDMIRQEVQSLREPNQTAAQAAGAVTLFD, from the coding sequence ATGCATAATCACTTTCACCACAGATCGATCATTGTTGGAGAAGTGTTCGCCAGCGATCACCCTTCAATTGTGACCACCGTGCTCGGTTCGTGTGTGGCCGCGTGCCTGTTTGACCCGATAGCAAAAATTGGCGGCATGAATCACTTTATGCTACCTCAGGCGAAACGCGAATCGACAAGCGCCGCATACGGTATCCATGCGATGGAGCTATTGATCAACAAAATCATGTCACTCGGGGGTGATCGTCGCCGATTTAAAGCCAAGGTATTCGGAGGCGGTAACGTTCTTGATTTGCGTGCTGAGGGATTCCAGGTCGGCACAAGGAACGTTGCTTTTGTCCACCAGTTTCTGGCCGACGAAGGAATTGAACTCGTTGCGGAACGCGTGGGCGGAAACCAGGGAGTGAAGATCTGCTTCTACACTGACACCGGAAAAGTTCTGCTTAAGCCTGTTGCGAATCGTCAAATGAACGACATGATTCGACAGGAAGTGCAATCACTACGAGAGCCCAATCAAACAGCGGCCCAGGCAGCAGGCGCTGTCACCCTGTTTGACTAA